One genomic window of Vibrio natriegens NBRC 15636 = ATCC 14048 = DSM 759 includes the following:
- a CDS encoding branched-chain amino acid aminotransferase, giving the protein MAAFGTEFMPRMALATFENNQWSDTQIVTSDSISLHPGAHVLHYSSTCFEGLKAFRHEDGSVHVFRMDQNVERFAQSSQLLSLPEIDKEQVSKMIVDIVSEFSSEVPLPPGSMYIRPTHIGTEAAVGKAAAPSISSMLYILLSPVGDYFSGGAHALRLLLDETGQRCAPHMGMIKSGGNYASALAPTLEAKSKYQADQVLFCPNGYITETGAANFLLVDGNEIITKALDSSFLHGVTRSSILTIAKDLGMTVTEREVSVEELLERAAKPGVEAMLSGTAAVLTSVGTLIHNGQDFKVGTGEAGPAAKKLRQALNDIQWGKAPDTHNWLTKIA; this is encoded by the coding sequence ATGGCGGCTTTTGGTACTGAGTTTATGCCTAGGATGGCATTAGCAACATTTGAAAATAATCAATGGTCTGACACACAGATCGTTACATCAGACAGTATTTCACTTCATCCCGGCGCTCACGTATTGCATTACTCAAGCACTTGCTTTGAAGGTCTGAAAGCATTCCGTCACGAAGATGGCAGCGTACACGTTTTTCGAATGGATCAAAACGTCGAGCGTTTTGCTCAAAGTAGTCAGCTACTCTCGCTACCTGAGATTGATAAAGAACAAGTATCAAAAATGATTGTTGATATTGTGTCTGAGTTCTCATCTGAAGTGCCTTTGCCTCCAGGCTCAATGTACATTCGTCCAACTCACATTGGTACAGAGGCAGCCGTTGGTAAAGCAGCAGCACCTTCAATCTCATCAATGCTATATATCCTACTTTCTCCAGTAGGTGACTATTTCTCTGGCGGTGCTCACGCCTTACGTCTACTGCTAGACGAAACCGGCCAACGTTGTGCGCCACACATGGGTATGATCAAAAGTGGTGGTAACTACGCAAGTGCATTAGCACCAACGTTAGAAGCAAAATCAAAATACCAGGCAGACCAAGTACTTTTCTGTCCAAACGGCTACATTACAGAAACAGGTGCTGCAAACTTCCTGTTGGTTGATGGTAACGAGATCATTACTAAAGCCCTAGATTCAAGCTTCTTACACGGTGTAACACGCTCTAGTATCCTAACGATTGCTAAAGATCTAGGTATGACCGTTACAGAACGCGAAGTCTCTGTGGAAGAGCTACTTGAGCGCGCCGCTAAACCGGGCGTTGAAGCAATGCTTTCAGGCACTGCAGCGGTACTAACTTCTGTCGGTACGCTTATCCACAACGGTCAAGATTTTAAAGTTGGCACTGGCGAAGCTGGCCCAGCGGCGAAAAAATTGCGCCAAGCACTGAACGATATCCAATGGGGTAAAGCGCCAGATACTCA
- a CDS encoding T6SS phospholipase effector Tle1-like catalytic domain-containing protein, producing the protein MGSFLIFNFDGTGNEPEDAKQEVKYKAKQEDDNISNVLKLHLMMGGNLFLSGEQYGQCDQNTVDHCFYYQGVGTNGSWVKRAINQGLALESCDVASILNKAKADFNKHYKQGDIVLATGFSRGAALARRFVGLIAKEHPSVTDNTKPFVFLCVFDTVASIGLPNLSTASRPDYDVVFEYGCTLSHIVKQAIHMVSLDDKRRAFQPTLMNHDPNRIHEIWFAGAHSDVGGGYYRDGLSDITLSHAMKWLEYMTRYHSLPAIQFKFPSQADIDRACPKRLKGMIGLDDLQRNPNSLGKNHQQDRWPIIDWVTLDDRRCCVIDRDKINDDLYPVIHYAVAERLHRDDDYRPKSLMNKRHYLWYDFINPPVDCPSYTQHIHYAAVNWEELSVSQSVERMIDADRFYNFTGIVVKQGEEYEISVREGDSWHDGKEISCDGDGWNLNHVQLGLAELPIRAMKGLRRVPSSDWFTLCAVVDSDDDSARAVGQRGVYRVTKTGELQFFANDLKFKYGNNSGSLRVRIDRIK; encoded by the coding sequence ATGGGATCGTTTCTCATTTTTAATTTCGACGGAACAGGCAATGAACCGGAAGATGCGAAGCAAGAGGTAAAATATAAAGCGAAACAAGAAGATGACAACATCAGTAATGTTCTCAAGCTTCATTTGATGATGGGAGGTAATCTTTTCCTGAGCGGAGAGCAATATGGACAATGTGATCAAAACACCGTCGATCATTGCTTTTATTATCAGGGTGTTGGTACAAATGGTAGTTGGGTCAAACGCGCAATAAATCAAGGGTTAGCGTTGGAGAGCTGCGATGTGGCTTCGATACTTAACAAAGCCAAAGCCGATTTTAATAAACACTATAAACAAGGCGATATTGTGCTAGCCACTGGGTTTTCTCGCGGGGCGGCATTGGCACGCCGTTTCGTTGGTCTGATAGCGAAAGAGCATCCTAGCGTGACCGATAACACCAAACCATTCGTTTTTCTCTGCGTGTTTGATACGGTCGCAAGCATTGGGTTACCAAACTTGAGTACCGCAAGCAGACCTGACTATGATGTTGTATTTGAATATGGATGCACCTTATCACACATCGTCAAACAAGCGATCCATATGGTTAGCCTGGATGATAAACGTCGGGCATTTCAGCCAACTTTAATGAACCACGATCCGAACAGGATCCATGAAATTTGGTTTGCTGGTGCGCATTCGGACGTTGGTGGCGGCTATTACCGCGACGGTCTGTCGGACATTACACTAAGTCACGCGATGAAATGGCTTGAGTATATGACCAGATATCATTCTCTCCCTGCAATTCAGTTTAAATTTCCGAGCCAAGCCGATATCGACAGGGCTTGTCCAAAGAGACTAAAAGGGATGATCGGACTTGATGATTTACAGCGAAATCCAAATTCTTTAGGAAAAAACCACCAGCAAGATAGGTGGCCAATCATTGATTGGGTGACTTTAGATGATCGACGTTGTTGCGTGATCGATAGAGATAAAATCAATGATGATTTGTATCCTGTCATTCATTACGCTGTGGCGGAGCGCTTACATCGGGATGATGACTACCGTCCTAAGTCTCTAATGAATAAACGCCATTATCTTTGGTATGACTTTATCAATCCTCCTGTGGACTGCCCTAGCTATACACAGCACATTCATTATGCAGCGGTGAACTGGGAAGAGTTGAGCGTCTCTCAATCGGTTGAGCGTATGATCGACGCTGACCGATTTTACAACTTTACCGGCATAGTGGTTAAACAAGGAGAGGAGTACGAGATTTCGGTTCGAGAAGGAGATAGCTGGCATGATGGAAAAGAGATCAGTTGTGACGGAGATGGTTGGAACTTAAACCATGTACAACTGGGATTAGCTGAGCTGCCGATTCGAGCGATGAAAGGGTTACGTCGAGTGCCGAGTTCTGACTGGTTTACGCTTTGTGCAGTGGTTGATAGTGATGACGATAGCGCAAGAGCGGTTGGACAAAGGGGCGTTTATCGAGTTACCAAAACAGGGGAGTTGCAGTTCTTTGCAAACGACCTGAAGTTTAAGTACGGCAATAACAGTGGCAGCCTTCGAGTTCGAATAGACAGAATTAAATAA
- a CDS encoding peptidoglycan-binding protein: protein MKITELLTIKTPLPVSELVEKQVEELQKALCILGYPVGTVDGLIGPKTRNAWAEFKTDELPGNPVLIGKESIERLQVRLDGITANDTYDFTCREGVIDAIKHECVEQGLVLDTQKAYVLATTQWETNQTFMPVREAYWLSENWRKKNLRYFPFYGRGFVQLTWKNNYEKYSQLLDIDMTNQPDIAMQPNIALFVLIHGFKTGTFTGRRISDYINDNNTDFIGARRCINGSDRAHEISEIAKGFLRKF from the coding sequence ATGAAAATTACAGAGTTGTTAACCATTAAAACGCCACTTCCCGTCAGTGAATTAGTTGAAAAACAAGTAGAAGAGTTACAAAAGGCGCTATGTATTCTCGGCTACCCGGTAGGTACAGTCGATGGACTCATAGGGCCTAAAACTCGCAACGCATGGGCCGAGTTCAAAACCGATGAACTACCAGGAAACCCTGTCCTAATCGGCAAGGAGTCGATTGAGCGTTTACAAGTGAGGTTAGATGGTATTACCGCAAATGATACTTATGACTTTACTTGTAGAGAAGGCGTGATAGACGCAATCAAACATGAATGTGTAGAGCAAGGCTTAGTACTCGACACACAGAAAGCATACGTACTCGCGACAACTCAGTGGGAAACCAATCAAACGTTCATGCCTGTTCGTGAAGCCTATTGGCTTAGCGAAAACTGGCGAAAGAAAAATCTCAGATATTTTCCGTTCTACGGTAGGGGATTTGTACAACTTACTTGGAAGAATAACTACGAGAAGTATTCACAGTTACTGGATATAGATATGACTAATCAACCGGATATTGCCATGCAGCCTAATATTGCTTTATTTGTTCTTATTCATGGTTTTAAAACCGGCACCTTCACTGGTAGAAGAATTTCTGATTATATTAATGATAATAATACGGACTTTATTGGTGCAAGACGGTGTATTAATGGCTCTGATAGAGCTCATGAAATATCCGAGATTGCAAAGGGATTTCTGAGGAAGTTTTAA
- a CDS encoding PPC domain-containing DNA-binding protein, which translates to MSLNVIVVRLTKGMDLKQSLAQIVLEQGITAGSIASCVGCVSQLQLRLAGAKSTLIKQEPLEIVSVMGTLTPEHQHVHISLSDEHGHVWGGHLMEGTIIDTTAELIIHNYPKLTFSREMDESTGYTELQVNITSTN; encoded by the coding sequence ATGTCATTAAACGTCATCGTAGTTAGGCTAACCAAAGGTATGGATCTTAAACAAAGCCTCGCGCAGATTGTGCTGGAACAAGGCATTACAGCAGGCTCAATCGCTTCTTGCGTCGGCTGTGTGTCACAACTCCAGCTTCGTCTCGCGGGTGCCAAATCAACTTTAATCAAACAAGAACCTTTAGAAATTGTATCGGTAATGGGGACGTTGACACCCGAGCATCAACATGTACATATTTCGCTTTCCGATGAGCACGGGCACGTTTGGGGTGGACACTTAATGGAAGGCACAATCATTGATACGACAGCTGAGTTAATCATCCATAATTACCCTAAACTCACCTTTAGCCGTGAGATGGATGAAAGCACCGGATATACAGAATTACAGGTAAACATTACTTCAACTAATTAA
- a CDS encoding TetR/AcrR family transcriptional regulator, which translates to MARKANFDRDEKLLVAMNLFWRKGFSNTSISDLTDELNINRFSLYNTYGDKQQLYYEALDAYLKKVSLPSLENLSKDDASLREIEAFLTSFAQLQRKSSYGCFVQNALVEHAGEDNDVLRMGHFLFDHLIEIMSEAIKNAQRETLIPKTLKPKELACFILNNMQGMRVLGKAKRYDDLDTALSCLLTLIRK; encoded by the coding sequence ATGGCAAGAAAAGCTAACTTTGACCGAGATGAGAAGCTCTTGGTCGCCATGAACCTGTTCTGGCGCAAAGGTTTTTCAAATACCTCTATCTCCGATCTCACAGACGAACTGAACATTAACCGTTTCAGCCTTTACAATACCTATGGCGACAAACAGCAGCTTTATTACGAGGCGTTAGACGCATACCTGAAAAAAGTCTCGTTACCCTCTCTGGAGAATTTGAGTAAAGATGACGCTTCCCTGCGTGAAATCGAAGCGTTTTTGACGTCTTTTGCCCAACTACAGCGCAAAAGTAGCTACGGATGTTTTGTTCAAAATGCGTTGGTAGAACACGCTGGTGAAGATAACGATGTATTACGTATGGGGCACTTTTTGTTTGACCATCTCATCGAAATCATGAGTGAAGCAATAAAAAACGCACAAAGGGAAACATTAATTCCTAAAACGCTCAAACCAAAAGAACTAGCCTGTTTTATTCTCAACAATATGCAAGGAATGCGGGTACTTGGTAAGGCCAAGCGTTATGACGATTTAGACACAGCGTTATCGTGTTTACTCACCTTAATAAGGAAATAA
- a CDS encoding glutathione S-transferase, which yields MKLYETAMTPSCKRVNIFLKEIGGDVKRVAINVRDGDNLTDSFKQKSVNGKVPVLEFDDGTTICESVAICRYFDEEFSNDLNLFGGNQRERAQVEMWHRVVEFQGLYAAFQAFRNISAIYKDRENCVKEWGEESKSRVLEFLPVLDKRLAESEFIATDRFTIVDITGYLFVGFAINALQIDVLSTAPNIARWFEKISAREAFQS from the coding sequence ATGAAGCTATATGAAACCGCGATGACGCCAAGTTGCAAGCGCGTTAACATTTTTCTTAAAGAAATCGGTGGAGATGTCAAACGAGTCGCAATAAATGTACGTGACGGAGATAACCTTACGGATTCTTTCAAACAAAAGAGTGTGAATGGAAAAGTTCCGGTTTTAGAGTTCGATGATGGCACCACAATTTGTGAAAGTGTGGCGATTTGTCGCTATTTCGATGAAGAGTTCAGTAACGATCTCAACTTATTTGGTGGAAATCAACGTGAACGTGCTCAGGTTGAAATGTGGCATCGTGTTGTTGAGTTTCAGGGGCTATACGCAGCATTTCAGGCATTCCGTAACATCAGCGCTATCTATAAGGATCGCGAAAACTGCGTAAAAGAGTGGGGCGAGGAGTCAAAATCTCGCGTATTGGAATTTTTACCGGTTTTGGATAAACGTTTAGCGGAAAGTGAGTTTATCGCGACTGATCGATTTACTATTGTAGATATTACTGGTTACCTGTTCGTTGGATTTGCAATTAATGCACTTCAGATTGATGTGCTTTCAACGGCTCCAAATATCGCTCGTTGGTTTGAGAAAATCTCAGCTCGAGAAGCCTTTCAAAGCTAA
- a CDS encoding Hpt domain-containing protein, which translates to MINFDVLNKAMDNDVEIIITVFSTYLEEHVNGLERINELYANENWPELHLLAQSLKGVLESFGEDTAVTALQEIEEDTRNNIAPDVSDITIVNRELLTINQQIFAYLDNMNGKSV; encoded by the coding sequence ATGATCAATTTTGACGTGTTAAACAAAGCTATGGATAACGATGTAGAGATCATTATCACCGTGTTTTCGACCTACTTAGAAGAACACGTTAATGGGTTGGAACGCATTAATGAGTTATATGCCAATGAAAATTGGCCGGAACTACACTTGTTAGCGCAAAGCTTAAAAGGAGTACTAGAAAGCTTCGGCGAAGACACCGCCGTCACAGCATTACAAGAAATTGAAGAGGATACACGCAACAATATTGCACCAGATGTGTCAGATATCACTATAGTTAATAGGGAGCTATTAACGATTAATCAGCAGATTTTTGCTTACTTAGACAATATGAATGGCAAATCTGTATAG